The region CTGTGTGGTATTACTGATATTACAGTtacagtattttcacagtgaggtattagtacttttccTGTCAGAGTACTTGTAGTGACTATTGGTCaaagataaaaatcaaaaaGCAAACTTACCTCTAAAGTTGACTGAAGCAGCATTTCAGTGGGATTGTAACTCAGGAAAGAAGTCCAACGTCCAGAAGAGATTTGAGGTTCAGGTTGATTTTATTGTGGAGATCAAAATGAACCAACGTTCCTCGTTCCGTCTCTCTCCTgttctgataaaaaaacatgtcacttCCTGGTTCATCAGCTGACACTGACACACCTTCTACCTTTAACCCTTCACATGAACAAGAACCTGCTGCTCAGTGACCCTAGAGTCAACAACAATAATacagaaataacaaataacaactAAATAATCAAACTGATGGAATAAATGCAACATTACTTTTACTGTTACTGAGTATTTTAACTCCGtggtatgagtacttttactgttacGGACTATTTTTATTGAGTGGTATCAGTACTATTACTTTAAgtgagtatttttactgtgtggcTATAGTTCTTTTAATATGACAGAGAaatttaatttgtgatttttgtacttttactctgaGTACTTTTACAGAGGGTATTAATACTTTCATTGTAATAGAGTATTGTCACAGTTTGGCATTTGAAACTGCCAaactgtattttcaaaatgtggcATTAgaacttttactgtaacatagttttactgtgtggtattagtattattactgTTACAGATTATTTATAATGTCAGAGTATTTttaactgtgtggtattagtaatACTACTTTTACAGAGTGTGATGACTATGACACCTTATTTTTTCAGAGTGGgataaatacttttactgtaacagagtatttttacagtatgtatagtatagtatagtagtttGTTAGTATAGCATATCTTTGACCAGAGTATATcatgaaaatgatataaaaagtCTGGTACGAGTAGTAGTATAAGGtgtcatacaaatgtcataacGTAGCATTGTATTTAAAGAGAGAATGTCATAATAATTAATGTCATcatatagtttgtcataaacaTGTCAGAAAACGAGTTGATAAAGatgcagcaggatgaattcagtgcttttaataaaaaagaaagaagcttaCAATGACAGAGCTCACAGAAGTTTCCATGTTCATgcagagaaatgtgagttcAGGTAAACAGACATCATCATGAGCAGTGATAGCCTCCATGGCTAAACAGACACAGGAAGGAGAGCCACATaaagaaagtcaaacatttacagaagaACTAATGAGAAGATGTCAAAGTACCACCAGaatgtttgactgacagctgatctctGTGCAGTGAAGAAACGCCACAACAATCAGCTCTCAGAGACAAACATGGAGACTAAACGagttaaaataaagaatttaacCCTTAAATGACTTCTGTCTATTTCACTTTACAGAACTCAGCAGTGTCTCCATAATTATAAAGATAAAGTCCAGCGTAGAGAGGCTGAGTGAAtgtggtctggactctgtggaggagagtcaTGGTTTCAGAGACGCTGTAGAAGGACAGAACACCTGCACTGTGATCCAGGTACACTCCTACTCTGGAGGACCGAGGACCTGAGACGGGAGTTTGGACGTTGTTGTAGCTAAAGTTATAACTTTTATTGTTACAATCTAACGCCCAAGATTTGTCATTGTATCCAAATCTACATTCATTCCCTGTTCTGCTGATGTTCTTGTATGCGActgcctccttctcctctccactccacctcccagtaACAACGTCCAGTCAGACTCTCTCTACTCAGGACCTGACACCATTCAGTGAATCTGTCTGGGTGACTAGAATAAGACTGTTGTTGTCTCATTACTGTTGCTTTTCTGTTCCCCTCAGATAATAACAGTAgtgtttttgctgtgtttgaatCCATAGTGATTTCACGTGAATACTTTAAGAATTCAGCTCTGGTCTTTGGCTCTGGTTGTGACAGTAAAACATCCACTTCAGTCACCATCAGTGAGACGTTTGTCCATTTCTCTCTCAGGACGTCCTGTAGTTTATCTCTGACTTCTGACACAGCCGCTGTCACCTCCTCAAAGTAGAGCAGAGGACGGATGTTGATGCTGGATGAGTCTGTAGACTCACTGAGTGCTGACAGTGAGGGGTAGTTGTGTAGAAACTGGTTGtggtcctctgtgtgtgagagcttcTGCAGCTCAGCGTcgttcctcttcagctcagcgATCTCCTGCTCCATCTTCTCCTGAAGCTCTTTGACTCGACTCACTTCAGTTCTCTGCTGGGATCTGACCTGCTGCTTCACATCGGAGCTTCTTTCCTCCATGAGACGGATCAGCTCAGTGAAGATCTTCTCGCTGTCCTTCACTGCTTCATCTGCAGAGCAATTGATAGCCTCCACCTCCTGTTGAAGCAGCTTcacgtctttctctctgtcctggattctctgctggatgttttgtcgactcccctccagctctctctgcctctcagtcctttctgctgcagctgagactGTGTCGTGGCCTTTGTGTTCATCCACAGAGCAGAGGTAACAGATACACTGCTGATCAGTACGACagaacatcttcatcacctcatCGTGACGAGAGCAGATGTTCTCCTGGAGTTTGTTTGAGGGGTCCACCAGCTTGTGTTTCCTAAATGTTGGTGATTCAAAATGAGGCTGAAGGTGTTTCTCACAGTAAGAAGCCAGACACACCAGACAGGACTTGAAGGCTTTCAGTTTCCTCCCAGTGCAGAAGTCACAGGACACATCTTCAGGTCCAGCATAGCAGAGATCAGCAGGAGCAGCTTGGAGTCCAGTCTTCTTCAGTTCCTCTATCACAACAGCCAACATGGTGTTTTTCAGCAGGACAGGCCTCGGTGTGAAGGTCTGCCTACACTGAGGACAGCTGTGGAGTTTCTTCCCGTCCTCTTCATCCCAGTGGGTTTTAATACAGTTCATGCAGTAGCTGTGTCCACAGGGAGTAGTCACCGGATCCTTCAGGAGATCCAGACAGACGGAACAAGAGAAGCTCTCCCGGTCCAGCTGAACTCCTTTCTGCTCCATTTCAGCTCTCAGTGACTCAACGACTGTGTGAGTCTCCTTTTCTGAGAAGTGAAACTAGTTTGAGCTCTGATCTGAGCAGCATGTGTCTCTGCAGTGAACGGGGCCGTCAGCTGCTGATATCACCACCATGTAGGTTAACCCGTCTGACAAGTGTAGATCTGAAGGGGAGGGAACAAGGAGACACATGATATGAAGGGGAGGGAACAAGGGAGCACAtgatcagagaggaggaggaggggttatCCAGCATTGCTTCATTCCAGGAAAAGAGGAGCAGCACTTtgagagagatgtgtgtttaaCTCTTGTTTACAACAGAGCTCAGTTCTCATTTTGAACTCTGGTCTCTTCAGCTTTTAGGAGGTAAACTCTTCTTAGAATCAGAGGGTTTGAAAGCTGCTCTTCAGTTTTAAAGTAATGAGTTGTTCtgttatcaaatgttttatttgtttacaacaaATCCAAAACAGTCCATGAATTACAGACATTAATCACTGCTGTAAAGGTTATAAAACTCAGATATGTCGgcagaatatatttttcttataggAAAAAAGGTTTGATTCAGCAGATATAAGACACATGGAGGCGCATTTATAGGAGCTGAACACGACAAAAACAACCGTTTGTGGATGTGTAGAAAAGAATATCACACAGTATCGTTTAGAGAGAGtttaaagaatgaaataaaacagactgAGCTACAGCTGCACATTTAAAGTGAACTTCAGCAGCTGGTAGAAGAAACTAAAGTGAGTAGAAGATAACTGTAACACTGATGCTGCATTCAGGGCACAGGAGAAAGATCGTTGAGTTTCAACTCTTAGTTTGAAAATAGTATTTGGGAATGTGAGATTGGAGGCTTGACGTTAAAACGTTTAGACTTCTGGAATTCTGATGAAACAACAAGGAAACAATTGAAACCCAATGTAaagaatcaaatatttattttcaatgattTTATGACTGGAGCTGATATAGACGGaacattttccatttgttgTTGAGTCATGTCATGACGTCACTTCTTGTAAAAAACGAATCACCCACTGAGTCTCCATCCCTGTGGTCCTTTAATGTTTTGGTCCTCTGAGTTTTGTCGGTTTAGAACATTTAACACgttttatcttatttcattcttatatacatatgatacatgtttaatataaaaataataacgtAAAATGAGACTTCATCAAGTTCAGGAAAAAATAACGTGTCTTCTGGCAACATCTAGTGGACATGttgatcaaaacaaacacatctttgaATAACAAATTTGACTTTAACAACTTCTGAAGGCAGAAATTATCatctgcatttacatttttttcatctttatatacaataataataaaacaaaaaaagaagctgctgAATAAATGACTGACATTCAGGACTAAGGGTCCGGCGTGGAGGTGGAGCTAGGAGAAGGGCCCGGCGTGGAGGTGGAGCTAGGAGAAGGGCCCGGCGTGGAGATGGAGCTAGGAGAAGGGTCCGGCGTGGAGGTGGAGCTAGGAGAAGGGCCCGGCGTGGAGGTGGAGCTAGGAGAAGGGTCCGGCGTGGAGGTGGAGCTAGGAGAAGGGCCCGGCGTGGAGGTGGAGCTAGGAGAAGGGTCCGACGTGGAGGTGGAGCTAGGAGAAGGGCCCGGCGTGGAGGTGGAGCTAGGAGAAGGGTCCGGCGGCGGCCTCGGGGATGTTGGTGGCGTGCATGTCCCGCGTCATGTTGGACTTCTCCTTGAGTTTGGCCTGCAGCAGCGTGTGCTCCACGACGCCGATCCTCACGTCCATCTGAAGGATCTCCTGCTTCAACTTGGTCAGACTCTGCTTGATCTTCACCACGGGAGCTAAagggacggacggacagacggTCAgcaccagaacacacacacacacacacacacacacacacacacacagctcatttCTTAAGGCTCGACTCAGCTTCACCTCCATCAGACATGCTGCTGcctttctcctccatctcctgcttcaccttctccagctcctcgctgatctgaaacacagagacacacagagaagctCACAAACTGTAAGAGGATGATGAAATCCAGCCGGTTGTGACGGTATTTTAAAAGAATCCGACATTTTTTTGCTGATGATTCTGAattttaaaacagcatttattgtttgtttcatttatttagtgttttatttactgATAATGCGATTCTCATGATTTCTGTTCATCATGTTCACTGTATAAAGAAAACACCTCTGATTATTCAGCTTTCATTAGTACTTAAAGACACACATTATTTCACTCTTTAAGCAGATTTAAAGGCCCAAACATTACTTAATATAAACTATATTCATGTGTTATTGTCATCTTGTTTGCATCCATCACAGATTGGACTaacaagtactgtacttaactACACATgcgaggtacttgtactttaaacTGTACTTCAGGTACATGGTGTAAAGGTGTAAAATCAGAGGAAACCCCAAAAACGGGGAGTTTTTATCAGCTGCTGAAGCGTCTCCTGTTTAAACTCCTGGAGCTCTTTCTCGACTGTAGGGGGACATGAGAGTGCGTGATGCGTTCACTGACCTCTGCCAGGACTCTGGTCCTCTCGGTTACCCCTCCACTGGCCTGCTGGTAGCGCTCCTTTGCCTGGTGGAGAACACAGGGTTTAGATTTCCTAAAGGTTGACCACCACATGTGAGAGAGGTGACGGACACAGTTTGAACATCTAAGGCTTTAACACGTACACGGATatgtttttgtagatttttctgtgttttggccTCTCGTCACCACGGTAACAGAGTTTTATGTCActaaaacagatatttaaaactCTGGTTACTTTGTATCAGTGTTTGGGGAAACGATGATGTCATCTCCACGATTCGCACATGCCCAGTGTTTCTTTGATTCTTTTAAATACTACTTTACATTTGAACTGTTTCACTATCAAACACTGTCATACATTTACTTCACGGCAGTGGTGAACGGTCCTCCGACAGCTTAGGGAATCAGAGAACTCCAAACTTATGTCCAAGTTTGGCTGAAGTATTTATGATCTTTAttagtttttgcttttttcccgATGGGGTACATGAGGCTTTACATAACAGATGGTTTCACAGCCTGCGGACATGAGTCAAACCTTAAACGTTTATGCTCAATGCGCTGTATTATTCTCAGGAACAACACAGgacgtacaaacaaaatgatccgtgaagaatcaaaaagacaacgagtgtaacTCAGAGATAAACATATAGACTGTAAGTTTAACTGCTAAAAGctataaaccaacctccacaatgccgaGGAgggattattattatctttaaactcatatctcattcatggactactttattaccttcATACAAACCCTGTAAAtgaagaagtcaagtattaaatgaattataaagaaacaaaaggttgaatatcctgtaaattatttgatttggctgctaaatatttactgaaatgtagatttttaagacttcctgtttctaaacatctaaaacaaattggccttctttgtataaACCCTCGTCGTGTATATTGTGCTTTTATCAGGAAACTATCTGTGACAGTGAGGTGAAGTTACAAAATTCAGAGGTGTACGACGATAAAATtctagaaataaaataaataattagctATTTATTTACAATAGTTTACTATTTGTTCAAATAAGCTTAGTGAGCAGGCTCAGAATCTTCTTCTCTGGTTATTGAGTTACAGTTGACGTTTTCCTTTATCGCCACCTACTGGCTTGTTGGATGTTTGGAGtcgttaagataagataagataagataagataagataagataagataagataagataagcctttattagtcccgcagaggggacatttgcaggattacagcagcagagaggatagtgcaaactaGAGACATAGTATTATGTCTCTagttagtttaaataaatatctgtataCGTGTAGATATCAGGACAAACCAGCATTTGTTTTCCGGTGTTTTCTCACGTTCCTAAAGCTTTGAAGTGAGATTCCTCGTTTGTGGATCTCGTGTGAAGTTTTTGCCGTTTACCTCGCTGAGCTTGGCCTGAGCACCGCGGTACTCCTGGATCAGATTCTCCAGCTGGTTGTTGATGtacttctctctgctgctcaccTTCTCCAGAGTCTTACCGATGTCCTCCTGCAGTTTGTCCAGGTAGCTCTGcagagacatgaagacacacGACTGGACGTTACAAAAAGGAAGGTTTCAGTGTCTTTTGAGGAGAATCCTGCTGTCGTTGTCACTTTCAGACCGTGAACTgctttctatttttacatttctgccgTACTTCTAAAAGCTAAAATGTTCTGGTTCTGTTTCTGAGGGATTGTTTGACTGGAGTAATGATTCTTTCTGTGGGTGGATTGAGAGGAGGCCAAGTGAAACATGTTGCAGAGCTGttacaaaaacactcaaactcAAAATCTGCTCAAACTGAGAGAATGAAGTTCAAAATAAAGATCTAATTGATGGTAGCTTGCTGGTGTCAGGTGGAGGCTGACCGGTGTGGTGTTGTGACATCAGCtgtttatagaaacagacgccTCTAGAATCTGAATTTTCCTGCTTTCTGGagcattttctcttttattcttctttacTGTCAGCTAGCTTCCATTcaaactttcatttatttgttccaGCCTTTTCCCccgcccctccctccccttcccgTTTTCACACACATAGATGTCACTCACCTTCTTAGCAAGCCGCCTGCAGCCGCAGGGGGCGCCAATCATTTCAACCCAAAAGAAGCGGGAGAAGCAGGAGCTGTGTGCAATGAGGGTATAAATACTTTGTGCAGTGTATTGATGGTGTT is a window of Anoplopoma fimbria isolate UVic2021 breed Golden Eagle Sablefish chromosome 3, Afim_UVic_2022, whole genome shotgun sequence DNA encoding:
- the LOC129089060 gene encoding LOW QUALITY PROTEIN: E3 ubiquitin/ISG15 ligase TRIM25-like (The sequence of the model RefSeq protein was modified relative to this genomic sequence to represent the inferred CDS: inserted 2 bases in 1 codon) — encoded protein: MEQKGVQLDRESFSCSVCLDLLKDPVTTPCGHSYCMNCIKTHWDEEDGKKLHSCPQCRQTFTPRPVLLKNTMLAVVIEELKKTGLQAAPADLCYAGPEDVSCDFCTGRKLKAFKSCLVCLASYCEKHLQPHFESPTFRKHKLVDPSNKLQENICSRHDEVMKMFCRTDQQCICYLCSVDEHKGHDTVSAAAERTERQRELEGSRQNIQQRIQDREKDVKLLQQEVEAINCSADEAVKDSEKIFTELIRLMEERSSDVKQQVRSQQRTEVSRVKELQEKMEQEIAELKRNDAELQKLSHTEDHNQFLHNYPSLSALSESTDSSSINIRPLLYFEEVTAAVSEVRDKLQDVLREKWTNVSLMVTEVDVLLSQPEPKTRAEFLKYSREITMDSNTAKTLLLLSEGNRKATVMRQQQSYSSHPDRFTEWCQVLSRESLTGRCYWEVEWRGEGGXVAYKNISRTGNECRFGYNDKSWALDCNNKSYNFSYNNVQTPVSGPRSSRVGVYLDHSAGVLSFYSVSETMTLLHRVQTTFTQPLYAGLYLYNYGDTAEFCKVK